One genomic segment of Hordeum vulgare subsp. vulgare chromosome 2H, MorexV3_pseudomolecules_assembly, whole genome shotgun sequence includes these proteins:
- the LOC123427334 gene encoding tRNA-dihydrouridine(20) synthase [NAD(P)+]-like, whose translation MDYRNKLVLAPMVRAGTLPFRLLAAEYGADITYGEEIIDHKFVHCQRVTNESLGTTDFLERGTDSVVFRTCPQERDRVVFQMGTSDAVRALKAAEIVCNDVAAIDINMGCPKAFSVSGGMGSALLSKPELIHDILTTLRRNLNTPVTCKIRLLNTRQDTVELARRIEKCGVPALAVHGRKVKDRPRDPAKWDEIADVVSALSIPVIANGDVFEYEDFKRIKDATGATSVMAARGALWNASIFSPNGKVPWEDFKREYVRKTILWDNCIKSTKTTLREIIMHYICLELPEGKGVIKCGSSADVARLYGEEDYYNFVVSNRK comes from the exons ATGGACTACCGCAACAAGCTCGTGCTCGCGCCCATGGTCCGCGCG GGTACTCTGCCGTTTAGGCTACTGGCTGCTGAATATGGCGCCGATATTACGTATGGAGAAGAAATAATAGATCATAAGTTTGTGCACTGTCAACGTGTTACAAATG AATCTCTTGGGACAACTGATTTTTTGGAAAGAGGGACTGATAGTGTTGTTTTCCGAACATGCCCGCAAGAAAGGGATAGGGTTGTCTTCCAAATGGGCACATCAGATGCTGTGAGAGCACTTAAAGCTGCTGAGATTGT GTGCAATGATGTTGCTGCTATAGATATCAACATGGGTTGTCCAAAGGCTTTTTCTGTCAGTGGAGGAATGGGTTCTGCATTACTATCCAAACCTGAGCTTATACATGAT attttgacTACATTGCGGAGGAACTTGAACACACCAGTGACATGTAAAATCCGTCTTTTGAACACACGCCAGGACACTGTGGAGCTGGCACGCCGGATTGAGAAGTGTGGTGTTCCAGCTCTGGCTGTCCATGGAAG AAAGGTCAAAGACAGGCCAAGGGATCCGGCTAAGTGGGATGAGATTGCTGATGTTGTGTCCGCACTGTCAATTCCAGTTATAGCTAATGGGGATGTATTTGAGTACGAAGATTTTAAGAGAATCAAAGATGCTACAG GTGCCACATCTGTAATGGCTGCTAGAGGTGCCTTGTGGAATGCCTCCATTTTCTCTCCTAATGGCAAAGTACCTTGGGAGGATTTCAAAAGAGAGTATGTGAGAAAG ACTATTTTGTGGGACAATTGTATTAAGAGCACAAAGACGACACTAAGAGAAATAATAATGCACTATATTTGCCTTGAACTCCCTGAAGGGAAAGGTGTGATAAAGTGTGGTTCGTCAGCAGATGTAGC GAGACTTTATGGGGAAGAGGATTACTATAATTTTGTTGTTTCAAATAGGAAATGA
- the LOC123427333 gene encoding L-type lectin-domain containing receptor kinase SIT2: protein MPPPDRAMPLLLLLLFLGLGPAAAADEQFVFDGFTGANLTMDGMATVTANGLLQLSNATSQLKGHAFFPTPLQFHRAPNSTAMQSFSTAFVIGIIGAYDTLSSHGMAFVVAKSRNFTSALPGQFLGLVGSANNGNATNHLFAVEFDTILNSEFNDMSGNHVGIDVNGLNSVDADNAGYYDDGTGAFRNISLVDRKPMQVWVDFDGQTMQVNVTMAPLQVARPKRPLLSTTVNLSSVIDDTAYVGFSSSSGILFCRHYVLGWSFKMNGAAPALNISSLPSMPVTFPKPRSKTLEIVLPIASALLVFAVAAAVFVYMRRRRMFAELKEEWEVTFGPHRFSYKDLYHATDGFSDERLLGIGGFGRVYRGSLPKSKSAEIAVKKVAHGSRQGMREFVAEVVTIGRLRHRNLVQLLGYCRRKGELLLVYDYMPNGSLDKHLYGDQKEKAALGWGQRFGIIKGVASGLLYLHEDWEQVVVHRDIKASNVLLDADMNGRLGDFGLARLYDHGTDPHTTHVVGTMGYLAPELGHTGKASKASDVFAFGAFMLEVACGRKPVVLDARDNHLVLVDWVLDQWRAGTVTGAVDPRLGGDVVEHEAGLVLRLGLLCSHPLPAARPTTRQVAQYLDGDLKLPELSPTYQSFNMLALMQDQGFDPYVMSYPMTSITAGTMSQMSDLSGGR from the coding sequence ATGCCGCCTCCCGACCGAGCCATGccgctccttctcctgctcctcttcctcggcctcggcccggcggcggcggcggacgagcaGTTCGTCTTCGACGGGTTCACCGGCGCGAACCTCACCATGGACGGCATGGCCACGGTGACCGCGAACGGGCTGCTCCAGCTGAGCAACGCCACTAGCCAGCTCAAGGGCCACGCCTTCTTCCCGACGCCGCTGCAGTTCCACCGGGCGCCCAACAGCACGGCCATGCAGTCCTTCTCCACGGCCTTCGTCATCGGCATCATCGGCGCCTACGACACGCTCAGCAGCCACGGCATGGCCTTCGTCGTCGCCAAGAGCCGCAACTTCACCTCCGCGCTGCCGGGCCAGTTCCTGGGCCTCGTCGGCTCCGCCAACAACGGCAACGCCACCAACCACCTCTTCGCCGTGGAGTTCGACACCATCCTCAACTCCGAGTTCAACGACATGAGCGGCAACCACGTCGGCATCGACGTCAACGGGCTCAACTCCGTCGACGCCGACAACGCCGGCTACTACGACGACGGCACCGGCGCCTTCAGGAACATCAGCCTGGTGGACCGCAAGCCGATGCAGGTGTGGGTGGACTTCGACGGCCAGACCATGCAGGTCAACGTCACCATGGCGCCCCTGCAGGTGGCGAGGCCCAAGAGGCCCCTGCTCTCCACCACCGTCAACCTCTCCTCCGTCATCGACGACACCGCCTACGTCGGCTTCTCGTCGTCCAGCGGCATCCTCTTCTGCCGCCACTACGTGCTCGGGTGGAGCTTCAAGATGAACGGCGCCGCCCCGGCGCTCAACATCTCCTCGCTGCCGTCGATGCCGGTCACGTTCCCCAAGCCGCGGTCCAAGACCCTGGAGATCGTGCTGCCGATAGCGTCGGCGCTGCTCGTCTTCGCGGTGGCAGCCGCCGTCTTCGTGTACATGCGGAGGCGGCGCATGTTCGCGGAGCTCAAGGAGGAGTGGGAGGTCACCTTCGGGCCGCACAGGTTCTCGTACAAGGACCTCTACCACGCCACCGACGGGTTCAGCGACGAGCGGCTGCTCGGCATCGGCGGGTTCGGGAGGGTGTACCGCGGCTCGCTCCCCAAGTCCAAGTCGGCGGAGATCGCGGTGAAGAAGGTGGCGCACGGGTCGAGGCAGGGGATGAGGGAGTTCGTGGCGGAGGTGGTGACCATCGGCCGGCTCCGGCACCGCAACCTGGTGCAGCTGCTGGGCTACTGCCGGCGCAAGGGCGAGCTGCTGCTGGTGTACGACTACATGCCCAACGGCAGCCTGGACAAGCACCTGTACGGCGACCAGAAGGAGAAGGCAGCCCTGGGGTGGGGGCAGAGGTTCGGGATCATCAAGGGCGTCGCGTCCGGGCTGCTGTACCTCCACGAGGACTGGGAGCAGGTGGTGGTGCACCGCGACATCAAGGCCAGCAACGTGCTGCTGGACGCCGACATGAACGGCCGGCTCGGCGACTTCGGGCTGGCGCGGCTCTACGACCACGGCACGGACCCGCACACCACGCACGTCGTGGGCACCATGGGGTACCTGGCGCCGGAGCTCGGGCACACGGGCAAGGCCTCCAAGGCGTCCGACGTGTTCGCCTTCGGGGCCTTCATGCTGGAGGTGGCGTGCGGCCGGAAGCCGGTGGTGCTGGACGCGCGCGACAACCACCTCGTGCTCGTGGACTGGGTACTCGACCAGTGGCGCGCCGGCACCGTCACCGGAGCCGTCGACCCGCGCCTGGGCGGCGACGTCGTGGAGCACGAGGCGGGCCTGGTGCTGAGGCTGGGCCTGCTGTGCTCGCACCCGCTGCCCGCCGCGCGCCCGACCACGCGGCAGGTGGCGCAGTACCTCGACGGCGACCTCAAGCTGCCGGAGCTATCGCCCACGTACCAGAGCTTCAACATGCTGGCGCTTATGCAGGACCAGGGCTTTGATCCCTACGTCATGTCCTACCCGATGACCTCCATCACCGCCGGTACCATGTCCCAGATGTCCGACCTCTCCGGAGGAAGATGA